A single genomic interval of Shewanella halotolerans harbors:
- a CDS encoding DUF6776 family protein, with the protein MPNYHRWVDRMQVLERKIRPSSVYLFCLVIVAFLLGVLTWDLWSANHSVTPTQSNGREAELRQALKEQAEVLASRNLELSLEREANSNMQKMFLEQHQKQKSLDRELAFYRSIMAPEHQADGVAIHGLEMTPGLLNNQYQVKLVLTQLQKRKQALKGQAKLVFVGVQQGKMVTLPLSSLTDAKFAFSFRYFQTLEAQITLPSDFELSRVETEVIVPASRWSKGAKAQQSFSAQELLATPEGETDVGARSGGEPNAVEEPHGEEGYAPAEEGEGSQISTEPRLLLEQNSQVSDNSAQQTDVRGSND; encoded by the coding sequence ATGCCAAATTATCATCGCTGGGTCGATCGCATGCAAGTGCTCGAACGAAAAATTAGACCTTCGAGCGTTTATCTGTTTTGTTTAGTGATCGTGGCCTTCTTACTCGGCGTGTTGACCTGGGACCTCTGGTCCGCCAATCATTCGGTGACACCGACCCAATCCAATGGCCGCGAGGCCGAGCTACGCCAGGCGCTCAAGGAGCAGGCCGAGGTGCTGGCCTCGCGTAATCTCGAGCTGTCGCTGGAGCGCGAAGCCAACAGTAACATGCAGAAGATGTTTCTCGAGCAGCATCAGAAACAGAAATCCCTCGACAGAGAGCTGGCCTTCTACCGCAGCATCATGGCGCCAGAGCATCAGGCCGATGGCGTCGCCATCCACGGACTGGAGATGACACCGGGCCTGCTGAACAATCAGTATCAGGTCAAGTTAGTGCTTACTCAGCTGCAAAAACGCAAGCAGGCGTTAAAGGGCCAGGCCAAGCTCGTTTTTGTCGGCGTGCAGCAGGGCAAGATGGTGACTCTGCCACTTTCATCGCTCACCGATGCCAAGTTTGCATTCAGCTTCCGTTATTTCCAAACCCTTGAGGCGCAGATTACCCTGCCGAGTGATTTCGAGCTGTCTCGGGTCGAGACCGAGGTCATAGTGCCGGCCAGTCGCTGGAGTAAAGGGGCCAAGGCGCAGCAGAGCTTTAGCGCCCAGGAGCTGCTGGCCACGCCAGAGGGTGAAACTGACGTAGGTGCCCGCTCAGGCGGCGAGCCCAACGCGGTAGAGGAGCCCCATGGGGAGGAGGGTTACGCTCCCGCCGAGGAGGGCGAAGGTTCACAGATTTCAACAGAGCCACGACTATTACTTGAACAAAATAGTCAGGTATCGGATAATTCCGCTCAGCAAACCGATGTAAGAGGTAGTAATGACTGA
- a CDS encoding 2TM domain-containing protein, translated as MIIRKLRLQRAWSQEQLAQHSGLNVRTIQRLERGQKASLESLKSLAAVFEVPLEALQQEMDMSMTMDKQTDEAVNESLAPVSSDERAAIEYVKELKGFYSNLVTMAIVLPLLYLLNLMISPGYMWVWWVVMGWGGGLVLHAISVFEPFSLFGASWEKRQIEKRLKRRL; from the coding sequence ATGATTATTCGTAAACTACGTCTTCAACGGGCCTGGTCGCAGGAGCAACTGGCGCAGCATTCAGGGCTTAATGTGCGCACCATACAGCGCTTGGAGCGGGGACAGAAGGCGAGTCTCGAATCATTGAAATCTTTAGCCGCGGTATTTGAGGTGCCCCTGGAGGCGCTGCAACAGGAGATGGATATGAGTATGACAATGGACAAGCAAACCGATGAAGCAGTTAATGAGAGCCTGGCGCCGGTCAGCAGTGATGAGCGCGCCGCCATCGAATATGTCAAAGAGCTGAAAGGCTTTTACAGCAACCTGGTGACCATGGCGATTGTCTTGCCGCTGCTCTACCTGCTGAATCTGATGATAAGCCCAGGTTATATGTGGGTCTGGTGGGTGGTAATGGGATGGGGCGGCGGCCTGGTGCTGCACGCCATCTCAGTATTCGAGCCCTTTAGTCTGTTTGGGGCGAGCTGGGAGAAACGCCAGATTGAGAAGCGACTCAAGCGTAGGCTGTAA
- the tyrS gene encoding tyrosine--tRNA ligase, which yields MANLDQALAEIKRGTDEILLESDLLEKLKEGRPLRIKLGADPTAPDIHLGHTVILNKMRAFQELGHEVIFLIGDFTGMVGDPSGKNSTRPPLTREQVLANAETYKEQVYKILDPAKTRIEFNSSWLEELGAAGMIRLASQQTVARMMERDDFKKRYASGQSIAIHEFMYPLLQGYDSVALEADVELGGTDQKFNLLMGRELQKAAGQKPQAVIMMPLLEGLDGVKKMSKSANNYIGVSEPAGEMFGKIMSISDDLMWRYFELLSFRPLEEIAQLKSDVDNGTNPRDVKIALAKEIIARFHDEAAAEAAHQEFINRFQKGAIPDDIQEIEIAAGDGIGIANVLKDAGLVSSTSEAMRMIKQGAAKLDGDKIEDSRLVLNAGMTGVFQVGKRKFAKITLV from the coding sequence ATGGCTAATTTAGACCAAGCATTAGCAGAAATTAAACGTGGTACCGACGAGATCTTGCTCGAATCGGATCTGCTGGAAAAATTAAAAGAGGGACGTCCTCTGCGCATCAAGTTGGGGGCCGACCCAACCGCGCCGGATATTCATCTTGGCCATACTGTGATCCTCAATAAGATGCGTGCCTTCCAGGAGCTGGGACACGAAGTGATCTTCCTGATCGGCGACTTCACCGGCATGGTGGGTGACCCGAGTGGTAAGAACAGCACGCGTCCGCCGCTGACCCGCGAGCAGGTGTTGGCAAACGCCGAAACCTACAAGGAACAGGTTTACAAGATCCTGGATCCGGCCAAGACCCGCATCGAGTTCAACTCGAGCTGGCTAGAGGAGCTGGGCGCGGCGGGCATGATCCGTTTGGCCTCACAGCAGACAGTTGCGCGTATGATGGAACGTGACGACTTTAAGAAGCGTTATGCCTCGGGTCAGTCGATCGCCATCCACGAATTTATGTACCCACTGCTGCAGGGCTATGACTCTGTTGCGCTGGAAGCCGACGTCGAGCTTGGCGGTACGGATCAGAAGTTCAACCTGCTGATGGGCCGTGAGCTGCAAAAGGCTGCGGGTCAGAAGCCACAGGCGGTGATCATGATGCCGCTGCTGGAAGGTCTGGACGGCGTGAAGAAGATGTCTAAGTCGGCCAACAACTATATCGGCGTCAGCGAGCCTGCCGGTGAGATGTTTGGCAAGATCATGTCTATCTCTGATGACCTGATGTGGCGCTACTTCGAGCTGCTCTCTTTCCGTCCACTGGAAGAGATTGCCCAGCTTAAGAGCGACGTCGACAACGGCACCAACCCAAGAGATGTGAAAATCGCCCTGGCGAAAGAGATCATCGCCCGTTTCCACGACGAGGCGGCAGCCGAGGCGGCGCATCAGGAGTTTATCAACCGCTTCCAGAAGGGCGCGATCCCAGATGATATCCAGGAGATCGAGATTGCCGCCGGTGATGGTATCGGCATCGCCAACGTGCTTAAAGATGCTGGCCTGGTCAGCTCGACCTCTGAGGCGATGCGTATGATCAAGCAGGGCGCGGCTAAGCTGGATGGCGACAAGATTGAAGACAGCCGCCTAGTACTTAACGCCGGCATGACGGGCGTGTTCCAGGTAGGTAAGCGCAAGTTTGCCAAGATCACCCTGGTTTAA
- a CDS encoding peptidoglycan DD-metalloendopeptidase family protein has product MGKIITLLKLLPRLHQIILSVLVMITIGVIFIPSDDAEASRSTNTSLTGKIRLSEQAGSGTSGENATNDTKTNGYAYPVPLAFRTPEPPSADEIARNTQESGSLDLNGNLDLNGSLDLNESPLTQVTDNPVVAEPEEERESSEEFTVRSGDTLAALFKRAGLSARDVYEITQLPKAKKNLLKIMPGEEIIIVKDDAGQLKRVVYHLDPISTLKICKDDKGYSEEIIKKTVENRTKFASATISSNFWNAGVGAGLTPNQIMQLATIFGWDIDFALDLRQGDNFAILFEEEYADGEFLRNGNILAAEFYNQGDRYTAVRYKDGNYYSDEGRSMRKAFLRSPVDFKYVSSSFNPRRLHPVTGQVKAHRGVDYVAAVGTPIKAAGKGRVIKSGYNQYNGNYVFIKHNETYTTKYLHLKKRKVKQGQTVKQGQIIGTLGSTGRVTGAHLHYEFIVNGVHRNPRTVKLPQSLPIDRKEKSSFLALSKQLMAKLEQNKQVQLASQ; this is encoded by the coding sequence ATGGGAAAGATCATCACACTCTTAAAACTATTACCCAGATTGCATCAAATCATATTGAGTGTCTTAGTGATGATCACCATAGGCGTGATATTTATCCCCTCCGACGATGCCGAGGCCTCCCGCTCAACCAATACCTCACTAACGGGCAAGATTCGCCTTAGCGAACAAGCAGGTAGCGGCACATCAGGCGAAAACGCTACGAACGACACCAAGACAAACGGCTACGCCTATCCCGTGCCCCTCGCCTTTCGTACGCCCGAGCCCCCCAGCGCCGATGAGATCGCCCGTAATACCCAGGAGAGCGGTAGCCTAGACCTTAACGGCAATCTCGACCTTAATGGAAGTCTCGACCTAAATGAGAGCCCCCTGACCCAGGTTACCGATAACCCAGTCGTCGCCGAGCCTGAAGAGGAAAGGGAGAGCAGCGAGGAGTTTACCGTGCGCAGCGGCGACACCCTTGCCGCCCTCTTTAAGCGCGCCGGACTCTCGGCCCGTGACGTGTATGAGATAACCCAGCTCCCCAAGGCTAAGAAGAACCTGTTAAAGATCATGCCCGGCGAAGAGATCATTATCGTCAAAGATGATGCCGGTCAGCTCAAGCGGGTGGTCTATCATCTTGACCCCATCTCGACCCTGAAGATCTGCAAGGACGATAAGGGATACAGCGAAGAGATCATCAAGAAGACGGTGGAGAACCGCACCAAGTTTGCCAGCGCCACCATCAGCAGCAATTTCTGGAACGCCGGCGTCGGCGCGGGCTTAACGCCCAACCAGATCATGCAGCTGGCCACCATCTTCGGCTGGGATATCGACTTTGCCCTGGATCTGCGCCAGGGCGACAACTTCGCCATCCTGTTTGAAGAGGAATACGCCGACGGCGAGTTCCTGCGTAACGGCAATATCCTGGCCGCCGAGTTCTACAACCAGGGGGATCGCTACACGGCGGTGCGCTACAAGGACGGCAACTACTATTCCGACGAGGGCCGTAGCATGCGCAAGGCTTTCCTGCGCTCGCCGGTGGACTTCAAGTATGTCAGCTCCAGCTTCAACCCGCGCCGCCTCCACCCGGTCACTGGCCAGGTCAAGGCCCACCGCGGTGTAGACTATGTGGCCGCCGTCGGCACCCCCATCAAGGCCGCGGGTAAGGGACGGGTGATCAAGTCCGGTTACAACCAATACAATGGTAATTATGTCTTCATCAAACATAATGAGACCTATACCACCAAGTATCTCCACCTCAAGAAACGTAAGGTCAAGCAGGGCCAGACGGTGAAACAGGGACAAATCATCGGCACCCTGGGCTCAACCGGCCGGGTCACAGGTGCCCACCTGCACTATGAGTTTATCGTTAACGGCGTGCACCGCAATCCGCGCACGGTCAAACTGCCGCAATCTCTGCCAATAGATCGCAAGGAAAAATCCAGCTTCCTCGCCCTGAGTAAGCAATTGATGGCTAAACTTGAACAGAACAAGCAAGTGCAATTGGCCTCCCAGTGA
- a CDS encoding anhydro-N-acetylmuramic acid kinase: MSKHYYIGLMSGTSMDGVDAVLVDFTDDKITLVDTHTEPLPSHLLSGLQRLCQSGSDEINRMGILDRSVGKLFAQAVEGLLAKSGIDRHQIMAIGSHGQTVRHMPNLELGFTLQIGDPNTIAALTGIDVIADFRRKDIALGGQGAPLVPAFHQQLFARAGHQRMILNIGGISNITYLPGDASAVIGFDNGPGNTLIDTWIKQVQGEAFDRDGAWAASGKTDEQLLKQMLSHSYFSLSAPKSTGRELFNQAWLEQQTADFGYLHEADIQSTLLDLTCHSIANDCLKLTDKAELYVCGGGAFNTELLTRLAALLPGYQVHTTASLGVDPQWVEGIAFAWLAMRHKLGLPGNLPAVTGASRETVLGGLFPGN; encoded by the coding sequence ATGAGCAAACATTACTATATCGGCCTGATGTCGGGCACTAGCATGGATGGCGTCGACGCGGTATTGGTCGACTTCACCGACGATAAGATCACCCTGGTCGACACCCATACCGAGCCGCTGCCCAGCCATCTGCTGAGCGGCCTGCAGCGCCTGTGTCAGTCGGGATCCGACGAGATCAACCGCATGGGCATACTGGACCGCAGCGTCGGTAAGCTGTTTGCCCAGGCGGTCGAGGGCCTACTAGCCAAGAGCGGCATCGACAGGCACCAGATCATGGCCATCGGCAGCCACGGCCAGACGGTGCGTCACATGCCCAACCTGGAGCTGGGCTTTACTTTGCAGATTGGCGACCCCAACACCATAGCCGCCCTCACGGGCATAGATGTCATTGCCGACTTTCGCCGTAAAGATATCGCCCTGGGCGGTCAGGGCGCGCCTTTGGTGCCCGCCTTTCACCAACAGCTATTTGCCAGAGCCGGCCACCAGCGGATGATCCTCAACATAGGCGGCATCTCCAACATCACCTATCTGCCTGGGGATGCCAGCGCTGTAATTGGTTTCGATAATGGTCCGGGCAATACCCTGATAGACACCTGGATAAAACAGGTCCAGGGCGAGGCTTTTGACAGGGACGGCGCCTGGGCGGCCAGTGGCAAGACAGACGAGCAGTTGCTCAAGCAGATGTTGTCCCACTCCTATTTCTCCCTCAGCGCCCCCAAGAGCACGGGGCGCGAGCTGTTTAACCAGGCCTGGCTGGAGCAGCAGACCGCCGATTTCGGCTATCTGCACGAGGCGGATATTCAATCAACCCTGCTGGATCTCACCTGCCACAGCATCGCCAACGACTGCCTCAAGCTCACCGATAAGGCCGAGCTCTATGTGTGCGGTGGCGGCGCCTTTAACACCGAGCTGCTAACACGCCTGGCGGCATTGCTGCCCGGCTATCAGGTGCACACCACCGCCAGCCTAGGGGTCGATCCTCAGTGGGTGGAAGGCATCGCCTTCGCCTGGCTCGCCATGCGCCACAAGCTGGGGCTGCCGGGTAACCTGCCGGCGGTCACGGGCGCCAGCCGGGAAACCGTGCTCGGCGGCCTCTTCCCCGGCAACTGA
- a CDS encoding aspartate carbamoyltransferase encodes MTQFQGSHILSVNQLNLDAVQEIFSVASRMTPYALRRKRTTVLDGAILGNLFFEPSTRTRVSFGSAFNLLGGKVNETVGIGTSSLSKGESLYDTARVLSSYSDVIAMRHPDAYSVREFAEGSRVPVINGGDGPNEHPTQALLDLFTIQKELAAGGRSISGMHIAMVGDLKFGRTVHSLSRLLCMYKDVSFTLISPKELAMPDYVIDDIENAGHKITITDQLEGNLDQADILYLTRIQEERFPSQEEANKYRGKFRLNHNIYTQHCKSNTVIMHPLPRDSREQANELDNDLNSHPNLAIFRQADNGLLIRMALFALTLGVDSQLEQHECPVNWYSQKADF; translated from the coding sequence ATGACTCAGTTTCAAGGTTCACACATCCTCTCGGTAAACCAACTCAATCTAGATGCCGTACAAGAGATCTTTAGCGTTGCATCGCGAATGACTCCCTATGCCCTCAGACGCAAACGTACCACGGTACTCGACGGCGCAATTCTGGGTAATCTGTTTTTCGAACCCAGCACCCGCACCCGGGTCAGCTTCGGCAGCGCCTTCAACCTGCTGGGCGGCAAGGTCAACGAAACCGTCGGCATAGGCACCTCATCCCTCTCTAAGGGTGAGTCTCTGTATGACACCGCCCGCGTACTATCTAGCTACTCGGATGTGATCGCCATGCGTCATCCCGATGCCTATTCGGTGCGTGAGTTTGCCGAGGGCAGCCGAGTACCAGTGATCAACGGTGGCGACGGCCCGAACGAGCACCCGACCCAGGCGCTGCTGGATCTGTTCACCATTCAGAAAGAACTGGCCGCCGGTGGCCGCAGCATCAGCGGCATGCACATCGCCATGGTGGGCGATCTCAAGTTTGGCCGCACGGTACACTCGCTGTCACGCCTGCTGTGCATGTACAAGGATGTGAGCTTCACCCTGATCTCACCAAAAGAGCTGGCAATGCCAGACTATGTGATCGATGACATTGAAAATGCTGGGCATAAGATCACAATAACAGATCAACTTGAAGGCAATTTAGATCAGGCTGATATACTCTACCTGACGCGTATTCAAGAAGAGCGTTTTCCTTCTCAGGAAGAGGCCAACAAGTATCGTGGTAAGTTCCGCTTAAACCACAATATTTACACACAGCATTGCAAATCGAATACAGTGATCATGCATCCGCTGCCCCGCGATTCGAGAGAGCAGGCCAACGAGCTGGACAATGACCTCAACAGTCATCCAAACTTGGCCATCTTCAGACAGGCAGACAACGGATTGCTTATCCGCATGGCGCTGTTTGCGTTGACATTAGGTGTTGATTCACAGCTTGAACAGCACGAATGTCCGGTAAATTGGTATTCACAAAAAGCCGATTTTTAA
- the hemL gene encoding glutamate-1-semialdehyde 2,1-aminomutase, with translation MTRSETLFEQAKKTIPGGVNSPVRAFNGVGGSPRFIEKADGAYIYDADGKAYIDYVGSWGPMILGHNHPKIRQAVLDAVENGLSFGAPTELEVRMAEKVIEMVPSMEQVRMVSSGTEATMSAIRLARGFTNRDKILKFEGCYHGHADCLLVKAGSGALTLGQPSSPGIPEDFAKHTLTAVYNELESVKALFEQYPEEIACIILEPVAGNMNCIPPIPGFLEGLRALCDQYGALLIIDEVMTGFRVSKSGAQGHYGITPDLTTLGKVIGGGMPVGAFGGRKEVMQFIAPTGPVYQAGTLSGNPIAMSAGLAQMEELCAEGLYEELAAKTKRIAEGFKAAANKHGIPLSINYVGGMFGFFFTELEQVTRFDQVTQCDAEAFRIFYHGMLDEGVYLAPSAYEAGFLSMAHGEKELEETLAAADRVFARMAK, from the coding sequence ATGACCCGTTCTGAAACCCTATTTGAGCAGGCTAAGAAAACTATCCCTGGTGGCGTTAACTCACCCGTACGTGCCTTCAACGGCGTGGGTGGTTCACCACGTTTCATCGAAAAAGCCGACGGCGCTTACATCTATGATGCCGACGGCAAGGCCTATATCGACTATGTTGGCTCTTGGGGCCCGATGATCTTGGGTCATAATCATCCAAAGATCCGTCAAGCCGTATTGGACGCGGTAGAGAATGGTCTCTCTTTCGGCGCGCCAACCGAGCTTGAAGTGCGCATGGCCGAGAAGGTGATCGAGATGGTGCCTTCGATGGAGCAGGTTCGTATGGTAAGCTCAGGCACAGAAGCCACCATGAGTGCCATCCGTCTGGCACGCGGCTTTACCAATCGCGACAAGATCCTCAAGTTTGAAGGTTGCTACCACGGCCATGCCGACTGTCTGCTGGTAAAAGCGGGCTCTGGCGCCCTGACCCTAGGTCAGCCAAGCTCTCCGGGTATCCCAGAAGACTTCGCCAAACACACACTGACCGCGGTTTACAACGAGCTGGAATCTGTGAAGGCACTGTTTGAACAGTACCCAGAAGAGATCGCCTGTATCATCCTTGAGCCAGTTGCCGGCAACATGAACTGCATCCCGCCAATTCCAGGCTTCCTGGAAGGCTTGCGCGCCCTGTGTGACCAGTATGGCGCCCTGCTGATCATCGACGAGGTGATGACAGGTTTCCGCGTCTCTAAGAGTGGTGCACAAGGCCACTACGGCATTACGCCTGACCTAACTACGCTTGGTAAGGTAATCGGTGGCGGTATGCCTGTGGGCGCCTTCGGTGGCCGTAAAGAGGTGATGCAGTTTATCGCCCCTACCGGTCCTGTGTATCAGGCAGGTACCCTGTCGGGCAACCCTATCGCCATGTCGGCGGGTCTTGCGCAGATGGAAGAGCTGTGCGCCGAAGGTCTGTATGAAGAGCTTGCCGCCAAGACCAAGCGTATCGCCGAGGGCTTCAAGGCCGCGGCCAACAAGCATGGTATCCCGCTGAGCATCAACTATGTGGGCGGCATGTTCGGTTTCTTCTTTACCGAGCTGGAGCAAGTGACCCGCTTCGATCAGGTCACCCAGTGTGATGCAGAAGCGTTCCGCATCTTCTACCACGGCATGCTGGACGAAGGCGTTTACCTGGCGCCTAGCGCCTATGAGGCAGGCTTCCTCTCTATGGCACATGGCGAGAAGGAACTGGAAGAGACACTGGCCGCAGCGGACCGCGTCTTCGCCCGCATGGCTAAGTAA
- a CDS encoding DUF2750 domain-containing protein, which translates to MTKSAQQASQMTPEARYDYLVEQAKATKTLWTLQDVDGCVMLTTEDEDCIPMWPCEESAKQWAVDDWADCIPLAIPLDEWLERWVPGMQDDDLFVAVFPVQDDLGVVIPPYELEQRLTPKPRH; encoded by the coding sequence ATGACCAAGAGTGCACAACAAGCCAGCCAGATGACCCCAGAGGCCCGTTACGACTATCTCGTCGAACAAGCCAAGGCCACCAAGACCCTATGGACCCTACAGGATGTCGATGGCTGCGTCATGCTGACCACAGAAGATGAAGACTGCATCCCAATGTGGCCATGTGAAGAATCCGCCAAGCAGTGGGCCGTCGACGACTGGGCCGACTGCATCCCACTGGCCATCCCGCTGGACGAGTGGCTGGAGCGTTGGGTACCCGGCATGCAGGACGATGACCTGTTTGTCGCCGTGTTCCCGGTACAGGACGATCTCGGCGTGGTGATCCCACCCTATGAGCTTGAGCAGCGCCTGACGCCCAAGCCGCGTCACTGA
- the erpA gene encoding iron-sulfur cluster insertion protein ErpA, whose amino-acid sequence MTEQAEDTMPIRFTDAAAAKVKTLLEEEQNDALKLRVYVTGGGCSGFQYGFTFDEKVNEGDFTVEKQGVQLVVDPMSLQYLVGGEVDYTSGLEGSRFFVKNPNATTTCGCGASFSV is encoded by the coding sequence ATGACTGAACAAGCTGAAGATACAATGCCAATTCGTTTTACCGACGCGGCAGCGGCCAAGGTTAAAACCTTATTGGAGGAAGAGCAAAACGACGCACTTAAGTTACGTGTTTACGTAACCGGCGGCGGATGTTCAGGTTTTCAGTATGGCTTTACATTCGATGAGAAGGTCAATGAAGGTGACTTTACCGTTGAGAAACAAGGGGTTCAATTGGTTGTCGATCCAATGAGCCTGCAATACCTGGTAGGCGGTGAAGTGGATTACACCTCGGGCCTGGAAGGCTCTCGTTTCTTCGTTAAGAACCCTAACGCCACCACCACCTGTGGTTGTGGTGCCAGCTTCTCGGTTTAA
- a CDS encoding chloride channel protein, with protein MQLRINSAIQQCQKYLNTDLKDKLAQAKISVQLCGLALAFALVASGVIILFRLLLLWLNQLTQTQEWQFTGNLGDWRVLLPLLGAILIWFVAVLGSKRYKRMGIAYVMQRMKLHYGKIPLQSAPGQFFQALFALATNFSVGREGPAIHLGAVSASVMAEKFKLPDNSVRIMCASGIAAGIAATFNAPLAAVIFVFEVILREYKVHYFFPIMLSAICGALSSQLVFGNIHEYDQIGVSHIPLSQYPILALCGVTLGCIAALFNHTLLKVTAKGQQHPLILRLLIAGLITTIIGFFLPQALGSGDLAISHAISEHPSLALLVGLLLGKIIATIAAIGLGIPGGIIGPLFGIGALIGAILAVVSAMLFPTITPYVGLYTIIGMTAMMGVCLSAPLAALVALLELTNNAAIILPSMFVTIPAFLIAHQAFNTKSLFYKQIELMGLDYKVSSVKLGLQKQGVRAVMDKRFVIVKDNDELLLEVLKRAEGRSVLMQNNQGQMEMLQIELQVTEEMSTLTRHPIEGLVDTATLKEVYDILSKERRGEVFIYQDKRDNVVGVISWVMLQKEINQGQI; from the coding sequence GTGCAGCTCAGAATAAACAGCGCCATACAGCAATGCCAGAAATACCTGAATACCGACCTCAAAGACAAATTGGCCCAGGCCAAAATCAGCGTACAGCTTTGTGGCCTCGCCCTCGCCTTCGCCCTGGTGGCCTCTGGCGTGATCATATTGTTTCGACTTCTGCTGCTGTGGCTCAACCAGCTCACCCAGACCCAAGAGTGGCAGTTTACTGGCAACTTAGGTGACTGGCGAGTCCTATTGCCACTTTTGGGGGCGATCTTAATCTGGTTTGTGGCCGTTTTGGGATCCAAGCGCTATAAACGCATGGGGATCGCCTATGTGATGCAGCGGATGAAATTGCACTACGGTAAGATCCCTCTGCAGTCCGCGCCGGGACAGTTCTTTCAAGCGCTGTTTGCCCTGGCGACCAACTTCTCCGTAGGCCGTGAGGGCCCGGCGATTCACCTGGGCGCGGTGAGCGCCAGCGTGATGGCAGAGAAGTTTAAACTGCCCGACAACAGCGTGCGCATCATGTGCGCCAGTGGCATCGCCGCCGGGATTGCCGCCACCTTCAACGCCCCGCTGGCGGCGGTGATCTTCGTCTTCGAGGTGATACTGCGGGAATACAAGGTGCATTACTTCTTTCCCATCATGCTCTCGGCCATCTGCGGCGCCCTCTCCAGCCAGCTGGTGTTTGGCAATATCCATGAATATGACCAGATAGGGGTGAGCCATATTCCCCTGTCGCAATACCCCATACTGGCGCTATGCGGCGTCACCCTGGGTTGTATCGCCGCCCTGTTTAATCACACCCTGCTGAAAGTTACCGCCAAAGGGCAGCAACATCCCCTGATCCTGCGTCTGCTCATCGCCGGGCTTATCACCACCATCATAGGTTTCTTCCTGCCACAGGCACTGGGCAGCGGCGACCTGGCCATCAGCCACGCCATCAGCGAGCACCCCAGCCTGGCGCTGCTAGTCGGCTTGTTGCTGGGCAAAATCATCGCCACCATCGCCGCCATCGGCCTGGGAATACCCGGCGGCATCATAGGCCCGCTGTTTGGCATAGGCGCGCTAATTGGCGCCATCCTCGCCGTGGTCAGCGCCATGCTGTTTCCCACCATCACCCCCTATGTAGGCCTCTACACCATCATAGGCATGACGGCCATGATGGGGGTCTGCCTCAGCGCGCCCCTGGCGGCCCTGGTCGCCCTGCTGGAGCTGACCAACAACGCCGCCATCATCTTGCCGTCCATGTTCGTGACCATTCCAGCGTTCCTGATCGCTCATCAGGCGTTCAATACCAAGTCGCTGTTCTACAAACAGATAGAGCTGATGGGGCTGGACTATAAGGTCTCCTCAGTCAAACTCGGCCTACAGAAACAGGGCGTGCGCGCCGTGATGGACAAGCGCTTCGTTATCGTGAAAGACAACGACGAGCTGCTGTTGGAGGTGCTTAAGCGTGCCGAGGGGCGATCTGTGTTGATGCAGAACAATCAGGGGCAGATGGAGATGTTGCAGATAGAGCTGCAGGTCACAGAGGAGATGAGCACCCTGACCCGTCACCCCATTGAGGGATTAGTGGATACCGCCACCCTAAAGGAGGTCTACGACATTCTCTCCAAGGAGCGTCGCGGCGAGGTGTTTATCTATCAGGATAAGCGCGACAATGTGGTCGGGGTGATCAGCTGGGTGATGCTGCAAAAAGAGATCAACCAGGGGCAGATATAG